The Papio anubis isolate 15944 chromosome 10, Panubis1.0, whole genome shotgun sequence genome includes the window tacagaattcaagatgagatttgggtagagacacagtcaaaccatatcgcATGGATATCAGCAAAAGATATCACTGGGATCCataaagatggaagaaaatctCACAAAATAAGCCTGACCTGAAATTTCTGGCATGATTGTGTGCCACATGAAAGCTAAGGCTGGTGGTCAATTGAAGGATGTACGGTTACACAATGTTTCTGAAGTGTTACTGGTGGGTTATTCAAGCTGTTAATTCTTAATAACTTATTTGAAAGTGCAATGTTAGATCCTAAGACTTGGTGAGAGAACAGATtgtaaaagaaagggaaagattggaggtttacttttctgtttcttttaccaCACGGCTGTTGCAGTCTAGAGCAAAGATAACAGAGTTCAATGTGTCAGTGAAAGAAGCAGTTATCTTAATCAGAGGCATGCAAACAATCTTCCTGCTGATAGCCACAGTCCTCCCTTGCTGTTTCAGATCTATCAGTGGATGAGAGAGATCAGTGAGAAGTACAAGGAAGTGGTGACACAGCATTTCCTAGGAGTGACCTACGAGACCCACCCCATGTATTATTTGAAGGTGAGTGAGAAGGCTGAGAATTACCTTACCGGGAGAATTATCCAATCTGAGGATATGTGTTTACTATTCAGAGACTCTAATCAGAAGTGTGGAAAAGAGGCTATGCAGAATCACTTTGCTTTTTCCACCCCAAACTGGGCTCTTAAAGTTCAAAACTCGTAGATGTTCTTGCCTTAATCATCTGGGTGAAATCAAGTTCAGGAGTGAAGAGAATTTGGAAGAATTGAGTGGGACCATGGGGGTAGGGCTGAAAAACAGCAGGGCCCAGAAGTGGACAATGTCCACTCGTGCTTCAACCAGAGCCTGTTCACTTTTCATCTGTATTTTaagttgttattttgtttatatttttaaattttaaaacgttcttttaaaaaaagaaacatgtttgaAAACCACAGATAACCTTCATTTTTAGCTTCTTCCTTTTATGGTTAAGGGAACAAAGATCCAGAGAAGTGAGGTGACTTGTGAAAGGCCACATAGCCAGATGTCAGTATAGCCAGGGGTATAACCAGGTCTCCAGCATCTCCTACCCCTTTTGCATGCAACATGACCAAAAGTATTTGGGACCAAAAAGCCATTTTTCCACAGGGCCAGGACCCTTGGGCTCCTGGTTCTAGACCAGTGATTTTTCAATTCGGGctgcaaattaaaatcacctgggaGCTGCCAATAATCCTTATGCCTAGACTCCACCTAAGTTGGTTAGAGATTTTGACCCAGTTGTTTCAGGATGGGACCGGGTGTACTTCGAACACTctctaggtgattctaatgtgtagctAGAGTTGACAATCTCTGCACCaaaccagtggttttcaaagggCAGCACTTAAATcatcatcatcagcagcagcagcagcagcagcagcagcatcaccaccaccaccaccacctgagGGCTTGTTACAAATGCACACTCTCAGGTCCCTGCAAAGGtttactaaatcagaaactcagaGGTTGGAGCCCAacaatctgttttaacaagccttcctccaggtgattctgatacacactCAAGTTTCAGAACCACAGTGCATTTTTACACTTGATcatagccaaaaggctgagaagcgatACCactgtgcatttctaacaagttcctaggTGATGCTGATACCACTGGTCCTGGACCACTGTTTAAGAACCACTACTAAAGTAGTAGGACATTAAGAACCAGCATTACTTAGTTCACTGCTCTCTTACTACTTAGTGTAGGTGTGTTAATTTACAAAGCACAGCCCTAAATTTGAGAGTTAACTACaactcttaaaaaattattggctCTGAAATAGAATTTACCCAGGGATTATGTGAGCAACTGGTTGACATATTAAGCATGGAGCACCTGCCTACCTGATTTTCCATAGGCCATCCAAGTCTATGCTAAAGCAGTCAAAAAGACATCTAAATATCCTCTGCCTGGGGCATATTATAAAGAAGAGAACATGCACATAATAAAGAGTTGATAAAGATAAACATGTAGTTAGCATACATGTACTCATAAAAAGGCTAATTATAAGAGAATTATAagagggtgcggtggctcacgcctgtaatcccagcactttgggaggccgaggcgggtggatcacgaggtcaggagatcaagaccatcctagctaacatggtaaaacctcatctctactaaaaatacaaaaattagctgggcgtggtagcacatgcctgtagtcccagctacttgggaggctgaggcaggagaatcgcttgaacccgggaggtggaggtcacagtgagccgagatcactccacagcacaatagcctgggtgacagagcgagactctgtctcaaaaaaaaaaaaaaaaaattaaggtaagaGGTGGATTAGGAATTGTCCTGACAATTTGGAAAACAGATGAGGCTAAAAGGAGAAAATTCCTTGAATATGATAGATCCagtcatgtatttatttaattttgtaagttTCTCATAGAGAGGAAGGGAGCCTTCATCACCCCAGCTCCCAGTGGTTTTCAACAAATAGCCATGGTCTAGGCTATTTACAAATCCAAAACAGACGTGACTGTTCTAAGCATGGGAGTGTTAACAGCCTCTTCACCAAAGAGAATCCACAGTTAGCAGATTAattcccacccacccacccctctGAAAGAGGGGAATCTTCCTTAGAGTGAGGCTGCACTGATGTACGAGAATAGCAAatggggagaaggaaagaagattgGGCTGGCAGGGAGTCAGGGAGTCTCTCAGGGGAAGGGGAATTTGTGTAATTGAATCCATTTGAAATTTCAAGAATTTTGAGTGGAGATTGGGATTCATTTTAAAGACCTATGATTCTTGAATATAACCTCTTGTGCACTTCACCACTCAAAGTGAACTCTAAGTGCAAAGGTTTTATAAAGTTTATCCATATTTAGCCTCTTAGCTTGTGGATTAGAGGTTATGCTTTTATCTATAGTTAGGGAATAATTTAAGGTATAGGCAAGATCATTTTTGGGGTGGGTACCATGGGGAGTCAGTGTATGGTCCTGAGAACAACTATCAGGGTAACTGGCAGGAGAACAAGAgtagcagaggaaagaatcataTTGATGGCTGTCTCATTAGCATCCTTGCCTCCCTCTTGAAACAGCAGAGTGGATTTAAAACAGGGACCTCTAGGGGAATTAAAAATCTCATCACTTTGCACAGTGGCTTACAATAATCAGCAATTGTTTCATAATGGGGCATGGATGTCTTCTCCAGATCAGCCAACCATCTGGTAATCCCAAAAAGATCATTTGGATGGACTGTGGAATTCACGCCAGAGAATGGATTGCTCCTGCTTTTTGCCAATGGTTTGTCAAAGAAGTAAGTATCTTTAGCTTCCTCATACTGGTAAATCACTCCCATAAAATACCTGTCACTTCTTGGCTACTTACAAACCATGCTTCTTTCACATGTTAGTGATGCAACTCTTTACTGTGCTAATCCTTCACctcaagtgaaataaaattaatgagtAACTTCACTGAAAACTGAATATTCTGATCTCTTTCCAGTgcatccaaaataatttttattggagAGTAAACATATCTAAATGTAGAAGAACAAATGTCTATGGAGTCAGAGATGAGTTTGAATCCTGTCTGTGCCTCTTTCTAATAGTATTTGGCAAATtttctaggttttgtttttgtttttgtatttttgagacggagttttgctcttattgcccaggatggagtttAATGGGctatctcagctcaatgcaacctctgcctcttgggttcaagcgattctcctgccttagcctcttgagtagctggtattacaggcatgcaccactatgcccagctaattttatatttttagtagagatggggtttctccatgttggtcaggctggtctggaacccctgatctcaggcgatctacccgccctggcctcccaaagtgctgggattacaggtgtgagccaccatgcccggccaattttctagtttttcatctgtaaaaagagtATGAAATAACTACTTCATGGGTCTGTAGTGTGGATTAAGAGATTTAGCATACAGAAAATACCCAGCATAGTGAATTTTTGTGTATTACTTATAATCCTCCCTTGAGGGAATAAGAAACCTTTAAAAGTAATACAGAATACTCTCTTGGTCAGTTTTCTCAGAAACccaaacacagagaaaccccTAAAGAGTAGTTCTCAGAGTGTTGTCCCCAGGTCAACAGTATAAATACAACTGTAaacttactagaaatgcaaaGCCTTGGGCTCCATTTCAAACCTAGTGAATTAGAAACATGCGGAGACAGGGATGGCAGGAGGTGAATGGGGTAAGGGAGAGCAGAGGTCAGCAATCTGTGTCTTAACAGGTCCCTCAGTGATTCTGATGTGTGATAAAATTTGGGAACAACTACCGTAATAAGACAACGGAGGAGGGCTTGGGGGCTGGAGGGTGGAGGTTTGATGTGCAGTCACCTCTTATAATCAAGTTGAAATTGGTAggaaattaagagagaaaagatctcttctcaaaataattctgaacatttctttcttaaatttccaGATTCTACAAAACTATAAAGACAACTCAAGGATACGCAAGCTCCTTAGGAACCTGGACTTCTATGTCCTTCCAGTTCTTAACATAGATGGTTATATCTACACTTGGACAACTGTGAGTACACCATGTTTGGTCTTGGGATGCATTCATGAACTAAAGCTCAATTCAGGTTAATTTTTCAGCGTTAGCCATTCcagctctaaaaatattttatacctaTGTAAAGAAAGGAACCCCATTTGGGATAAAAATCAGCTTAACATCTTTAATCAAACCATCTACACTAAGTTTAGGCCTGAGGAAGCCTAAGGCCTTTTTAGAGTTGAAGTCCATTacaggttttttctttgtttcttcctcttctcttccatcTTCTTAATGTTTGTGGATTGCCTGCCACCCCATTAGGATTATATTGATAAAAATTCATGTACCAACTTGCATCCATGTCAAATCAGTTCTAGAAGCATAAAGGGAATGAATAATGTATCAACACAAAACCAGCCTACATTTCTCAATGCACTCATTCACACAGGGGGCAAACATCACATAAAGGCTTTTTATGCAGCAGACAACTGTCTCTTTAAAATGTCCCTGAAGTCTATCACTCCTCAAATAAGAGCCCCTATTTCTAGAGAGTATTCATTGCCTCCTCTTTTCCATTGCTCCCCTAAGGACTTCAGGGGCCCCTTTCTCTGGAATAGCCTTTCTGGCCGGGTGTGTGAATCCAGTCCTCCCTCTGTGCTTGTCTGATGACACTTGTCTTTATTCCCATCTCCATTCATCAGTCTTCAGCTTCCAGAAATGTGCAGAGACCATCTCTGACACACCTGGAACGGCCTTTTTCCATCTGTCAAGCTATTTCCCTTTCATCCCGTATCACTTGGACGTAAAAAATGACTCCAAAGCAAACGTTCCCTGAGTAAGCAGATCACGTCCACAGGCACTGCTAATCTGCTCATGAGGAAAAGGCCAAACTACTTCCTCCAATTTAATtgtttacatgtatgtatacTTTTGGTTGTACAGATGTTCCTATTATTGGGGGCTGCTAGCCCATCTGTAAGactaaaaattacacacacaagCTGCCTAATGTTAAAGGGAAGTTCTTCCAGATAATCCCAGGAAACATTTTTCATGTTCAAGGACCACCTATCATCACCAACACTGTGATTTATGAAACCTTAGAACAGCAACATCCCTATGTTCCTCTGCTACAGGATCGTCTTTGGAGGAAATCCCGTTCACCCCATAATAATGGCACATGTTTTGGGACGGATCTCAATCGAAATTTCAATGCATCTTGGTGCAGTAAGTACCTGCTTAGTAGATGAATTATGAACAAATATAAAGCTGAGAAGTAAGAAAAGAGATGAATTactaaatgtataatttttgaaaataaacatctaATATGGTACAGCTTTCTGGGCTTCCTAATGAGTTTTATTCCCTCTAACAGGATAATATCATCTAGATAGTAAGAGCTATCAGCATTCCAGTACAGGACTCTCTTCAAGTGAGGCTGGCTAAACAAGAACAAAGCAGACCTAGACCAGTGTGGATATATTTCAAatccatccctttgtttttaaatatatgaattatcataaagaaaagaaaaatcagagactTATCCTTGCAGATTATTTCATAGCAGGGGGTGGGCAGTAAACAAACcaaacatttttctctccttatGGCATTTTCATGTTTCCAAATCTCAATATGCCCAGTGAATTGGAAGCAAATAAAGAAGGAGGAATGGCTGAGAACATTGCCATTAACCAGATGGGAAGGGTTAAAATTGAGACTTGGCAGCTGTGTGGTCTTGAAAAAACTGCTTCATCTCtctgctttagttttcttttatgtaaaaatgtGGGTCACAGTAACCCTACCTTATCAGTAggttgttgtggggattaaatgggATGCTACTTAGGAAGTGTTGGGTACAGTACCTGGCAGATAAGAGGTGCTCAGCTGatcattcttattattattaatgaggATTACAGACCACTTATGTCCTTGCTAAATAGCTCTAATGAGACTCAAGCTAGTAAGACATGAAGGAGAGACTTAAATCAAAAAGACAACGTCAGAACCTTACCCAGGAACCCAAGAACTGCTTTCCAGGCATTTGTTTCAGGGCCCACTACAGGTTTAAGTAAAAGTATACTAAAATGCCATTTCATTTTGTAGCCCCTTTCCTGGGCCATGGAAGCATGGAGTGTGTTTCTAAATCCTAACGTTATCCCTTTCTGCCACTCTGAGTTCCTTCTAGAATGGTTATCCTTCAGTGACTATACAAGTTGACTAATCTAGCCAGGACTAACTCAACCAAGGGCAGGCACTGATTCTACTCACAGATGCCCTGAGTATGGATGACTCCTTGCCATTGGTCATTTCCAAACTGAGATCATGCAGCCTTCTTTGTGGTTTCTTCCATATTCTAGGCATTGGCGCATCTAGAAACTGCCAAGATCAAACATTCTGTGGGACAGGGCCAGTGTCTGAACCAGAGACTAAAGCCGTTGCCAGCTTTGTAGAGAGCAAGAAGGACGATATTTTGTGCTTCCTGACCATGCACTCTTATGGGCAGTTAATTCTCACACCTTATGGCTACACCAAAAATAAATCAAGTAACCACCCAGAAATGGTGAGTCCACAGCACCAAGGCCTCCAGAAAAACCTCAGCAAGACCTCTGCCTTcctttttctgatttccatttccAAGATTTTGGCTCCAGTTGCCCTTTTGTTCTCTCTGCTTATCCCTATattctttttcctgcttttgcACCTTGCCAGACGCCTGCTGGGAAGGCTTTGGGTTAAATGCTGCTTTACCTACGTTAATTAACTACCTGTTTCATAAAGTGTCAAGTTGGGAGACATCTTAGGTATTCATCTATAATATAAATGAGATGATTATGTTAATAATCTGCAGGAATGCACTTTCATTTCTGTAAATTCTCTTGAAGCTCCGTTCAGCAATTACAGCTTTTGAACCATGCTTTCAAGAACTTGCCAGCTGTTAGTGGAATATGGCATATCTAAAATAACATGGCTAAATAATATCTGCTCTCTTCTCTGCTAAACACAATGCTCTATTTTCTTCTAAACTCTTCCTTCAgtatttgcttaggattatttGTAAGGGGAAGTGCCAGCAAAATGCAAGCTGGAGCTTGCATTTGGGAAACTGTTTTTGGTCTTATCCGGGTCCTTCTCTGAAGCTGTGTTTACCCAAGCACTCTTGGGCAGAATTACTGAGAAGGACTGGGCTCTTTGCCCTTTTGTGAACCAGAGGACAACAGACACAAATCAAAGAGAGGGTAAATTTAGAATTGCAAAttgcaatatttgttttccttttatttcttattttttttccatttttaattgtagtaaaataaacataaaatttactatcttaaccatttttaaagtatacagtttggtagtgttaagtatattcacattgttatgcagcCAATCACCAGAACTTCTTCATCTTGCATAATTGAAACTATGCCCATTAAAcaactttccatttcttcctatacgagtccctggcaaccatcacTCTACTGTCTGTttctatgaatctgactactctagatacctcatataatagaatcatgcagtatttgtctttttatgactggCTTTCACTAAGCATATTATCCCAAGTTTCCCCATGTTGTAGGGTGTATCGTAATTTTCTTCCTTCGTAAAGCCAAATAACATTCCACTGTGTGTATACACTACATTTTGTTCATCCCATCCACTTATCTGCCAATGGAtgcacttgggttgcttccaccttttggctattgtgaacaatgctgctctGAATATGCATGTGTGAATCTCTCTTAAgactctgctttcaatttttgTGGATTCATATCCAAAATGTAATTGCTGGATCACTAATAGCAacgctatttttaattttggggggaaccaccatactgttttttatAGAGGCTGCTCCATTtgatattcccaccaacagtacctaagggtttctccacattcttgccaacacttgttattttctgtttatctttttatttttttaaaaaacatgctcCTCTTTATATGCAAATGCTGAGAAGGAGTGGGGCTAAGCTTGCTCTGTTCTTAATATCACAGAGGCCTGATGACCTCTTGGTTAGGTTACACCTCTTGCACATCTCCCTCTGGAGCACAGCCCAGAAGACACAAGGCCTGAACactaaaagaaaaactactaTAGACCTATGTTGGAGGGAGCCCTTCTCCCAACACTCAAAAACATCCAACAATACTCAAGTACCTTTCTtgcaattattctttcttttcttggtccAGGAACACTTGTACTGCATGATCATTTTGTAACACGTGGAAATAACTAACATCTGCCTAGATCTTTACAATTTACAGAGAGATTTATAGCTATTATCTCCTTTGACCCTCATGATAATATATTACATTCACTTTGGAGTATAGAAATTGAAACTCTGAGTTAACTTTATCTTCTGAACTCTATAAATAGAAAGTGGTGGGGCCCAGGCTGGAACTCATGTCTTTAGACTCCAGAGGACACATTCATCATCCCACTACCTCACACTGCCTCTCTCTGCTCAGAAAGGGTGTGCAACTTCTAGGAGTCTATCAGCTAGATTCCCAGTCAACTATGCGCtatttccttctcatttgtgAGAACTGGAAGTTCTATTTCttcaataaagaaatatacaGAAGCAGATATTTCAGTCAAGAAGCCCAGAATGCTCCCTTTTTCCCAGTTTTGGGGATATTTGTTGTAGATTCCTACCTTCTGCTTAAAGGGGTCTGTGACAAACACAAATGAATCTCCAAAGACAGGTAATTAGAGATGTTTGATGGAAAGGGGTCTTCCACCAACAGAAAAAGGAGGCTAGTATATTCCAGTATGTTTCTTGGGTACTTCATTCTCTAATTGGTTCAGGAAAACAGATACTATGTGACCATTTTGCAAGTTTGTATTCAAAGGTTGGAGGGTCTCCTACTGCTGATTGACTGTCTGGTTAGAGCCCTGTGCTGTGGCCAGAGGCTAGAAGGAGCAAGACAGCAGGAGGGACCTGAGGCAATGGCACCACCACTGCTGGACAGTAACTCTAAGAAGGGAATAACTAGCAACTTCATAGCACTATATACAGAAAACAGTAAATCAAATTGAGAAAGATGGCTTCAATTCTGTGTCTCTTACAGTCTCAGGTGCTGAAGAGTTCACATAAACAGTCATCTCCAAGCCTTTTCAATAAAAAGACTGTGAATATTTTACTACCACATGTCTACCTTATTGAAGCTACTTAGCAGTGTTTTTAGGTTCTCAGGGGCAAGCTTTGATAGAGTgcacaaagacacagaatcaagcCAACTGCTCCAAGGAGATTTCCATTTCTAGTACTATTTACAAGCAACAGAGACTAGtaattaatctttattatttacaaaaccaAAAGTTTATAGAAATCATGGTAAATATTATACTACGTGATAGACAGCTTGGCAATCACTATGTAGGAGAAACATAACTATATATAGACTCTTTCTAAACTGCTCTGGAAATTAGAAGAGCTATAAGAATTCTAATGTTTTACATGCTTACATTCTTTCCATTTGAATTCTCTTCGGATCAGCCTCTGTACTCCATCCCAAGCTCTGTTGCCGCCACCCCTACCAGGCCAGGGCTTTATTCAACCATTCTGTGGGCCTGCCTCTGAATATATGCTTACAGGAAATTCTCTGGGCCCAGAGAAGGAGTTGTTAAGCAGGCCAGAGGTTTTTAGAAATGTATATTATGTACTATTGGCaaatgagtttttattattttgattaggAAGTACCTGTAAGCTGAGAAAAAAAGGGCAGCAAAGAAATTGGCTCTATCATAGCCTTGCAATGTAGTgtcagaaggagagagaagtacAATCAGGAGTTCCACCTCCAGAGACAGAAGTTGGATTCAGAAGTCTAGGGGatttccattttatcttctcaGAAGGGCCCAAATAGCTAAGCTGAGGATCACAACTGAATGCCTCTCATATCTATCTCTTACTCCTCTCCGCTTCTCCATAGTAATTCCTCATGGAATTATTAAAATAGAACTCAAAAGTTCTTTTATCAACAAAGAAGGGTAAACTGGAAAGACTATTTCCTACCCCACAGCCAGGACTTGAGGAAAGGGAATGAtgtcagataaaataaatgatggctggcaatgagaaaaaaaattttgttgtcAAGGGTGAgctgcaggaaagagaaaaaaaaagcaaggaaccATTTGGTTGGCAAGTATAGTCTGGGTCTGATGCATATATCTCAAATGAAAGGTAAAGCCTCACATGGACCAGTTAGCATGGTGTtccattaaaacacacacacacacacacacacacacacacacaccacatgggaattaaaaataattaaaagcaactCGTATCTCTGCTAGAGACTCTTAAAGAACTTCAGAAGGGAATGTGGTTGGTAAATCACAATGCTTTTCCCAGGCCCCTTCTCTCAACTTCATTACATACAGCAGCTACCCTGAATCCTGCCCACCCCTCACTCTCATTTCCTTACCAGAATTTCTCTCTCCAGCAGACCGTTCTTGGACCTCCTCCCAGTGTAAATGATTAAACCAGCTTTTTTAGCCTCTCCTACCCATTATCTCAATTCTGGATAACACAAGCCCAGGAACTGAGGCAGACTCAGAATCCCTTTTTAGGAAGTGAGGGAGAAGGTGAATGGCCAAAATGGCATTCTTAGTGAGTGGAGAGCGAGCAAGTGACTTGCAAGTATGTCTGACAGAGTGttttttctctgatcttagtCAGACACAGAAAGCCTCAAGTGCCTAAGAACACTGCCCACAACCGTCCAGTATGATCCCCCCAACATCCTTATTGCCTTTTTGCCAACAGAAATATTGTTCCTTTTGAATTTCGCTGGGCCAGTTTCCTCTCTAGACAAGCACTACTCTGCAACATCTCAGGATTCAGCTGGACAATACAGAGCTGGGAGAAAGAGAACCTAAA containing:
- the CPO gene encoding carboxypeptidase O; this translates as MKPLLETLYLLGMLVPGGLGYDRSLAQHRQEIVDKPVSPRSLETYSYNIYHPMGEIYQWMREISEKYKEVVTQHFLGVTYETHPMYYLKISQPSGNPKKIIWMDCGIHAREWIAPAFCQWFVKEILQNYKDNSRIRKLLRNLDFYVLPVLNIDGYIYTWTTDRLWRKSRSPHNNGTCFGTDLNRNFNASWCSIGASRNCQDQTFCGTGPVSEPETKAVASFVESKKDDILCFLTMHSYGQLILTPYGYTKNKSSNHPEMIQVGQKAANALKAKYGTNYRVGSSADILYASSGSSRDWARDIGIPFSYTFELRDSGTYGFVLPEAQIQPTCEETMEAVLSVLDDVYAKHWDSDSAGRVTSATVLLGLLVSCMSLL